A single Equus asinus isolate D_3611 breed Donkey chromosome 21, EquAss-T2T_v2, whole genome shotgun sequence DNA region contains:
- the NPRL2 gene encoding GATOR1 complex protein NPRL2, which yields MGSGCRIECIFFSEFHPTLGPKITYQVPEDFISRELFDTVQVYIITKPELQNKLITVTAMEKKLIGCPVCIEHKKYSRNALLFNLGFVCDAQAKTCALEPIVKKLAGYLTTLELESSFVSTEESKQKLVPIMTILLEELNASGRCTLPIDESNTIHLKVIEQRPDPPVAQEYDVPVFTKDKEDFFNSQWDLTTQQILPYIDGFRHVQKISAEADVELNLVRIAIQNLLYYGVVTLVSILQYSNVYCPTPKVQDLVDDKSLQEACLSYVTKQGHKRASLRDVFQLYCSLSPGTTVRDLIGRHPQQLQRVDERKLIQFGLMKNLIRRLQKYPVRVSREERSHPARLYTGCHSYDEICCKTGMSYHELDERLENDPNIIICWK from the exons ATGGGCAGCGGCTGTCGCATCGAATGCATATTCTTCAGCGAGTTCCATCCCACGCTGGGACCCAAGATCACCTATCAG GTCCCTGAGGACTTCATCTCCCGGGAGCTGTTTGACACAgtccaggtgtacatcattaccaAACCAGAGCTGCAGAACAAGCTCATCACTGT CACAGCTATGGAGAAAAAACTGATCGGCTGCCCTGTGTGCATCGAGCACAAGAAGTACAGCCGCAACGCCCTGCTCTTCAACTTAGGCTTCGTGTGTGATGCCCAGGCCAAGACGTGTGCCCTTGAGCCCATCGTCAAAAAGCTGGCTGGCTACCTGACCACACTGGAG CTAGAGAGCAGCTTTGTGTCCACGGAGGAGAGCAAGCAGAAGTTGGTGCCCATCATGACCATCTTGCTGGAGGAGCTAAACGCCTCAGGCCGGTGCACTCTGCCCATCG ATGAGTCCAACACCATCCACTTGAAAGTGATTGAGCAGCGGCCCGACCCTCCTGTGGCCCAGGAGTATGATGTGCCTGTCTTTACCAAGGACAAGGAGGATTTCTTCAACTCACAGTGGGACCTCACCACACAACAG atCCTGCCCTACATTGATGGATTCCGCCATGTCCAGAAGATCTCGGCTGAGGCAGATGTGGAGCTCAACCTGGTGCGCATTGCCATCCAGAACCTGCT GTACTATGGCGTTGTGACACTGGTCTCCATCCTCCAG TACTCCAATGTGTACTGCCCGACACCCAAGGTCCAAGACTTGGTAGATGACAAGTCCCTGCAGGAGGCGTGTCTGTCATACGTGACCAAGCAAG GGCACAAGAGGGCCAGTCTCCGAGATGTGTTCCAGCTGTACTGCAGCCTGAGCCCCGGCACTACTGTGAGAGACCTCATTGGCCGCCACCCCCAGCAGCTGCAGCGTGTTGATGAACG GAAGCTGATCCAGTTTGGGCTTATGAAGAACCTCATCCGGCGACTACAGAAGTATCCTGTGCGGGTGTCTCGGGAGGAGCGGAGCCACCCTGCCCGGCTTTACACAGGCTGCCACAGCTACGATGAGATCTGCTGCAAGACAG